In Triticum aestivum cultivar Chinese Spring chromosome 5B, IWGSC CS RefSeq v2.1, whole genome shotgun sequence, the following proteins share a genomic window:
- the LOC123112714 gene encoding flowering time control protein FPA isoform X2, whose product MSSEPPPAEPSEAAVPARPSASPPKESEPAGAAAAPGAAHETNALWVGNLPAHAGEDDVMAAFAPHEALDCVVTRTGSRSYAFVLFRSVAESRAALEALRGSKVKGAFIRVEFARPARAVRNLWVGGISPSISKQEVEEEFQKFGKIEGVAFSHDQTSAYIDFEKLEDAISAHRALNGADLGGKELCVDFQRSRGRAERLEAGNFNSRGSLPPGEMGVGHAKGSAGVRMREAKNPTNVLWVGLPNTHKVNEEALRRAMAAHGVVTNIKVFPERQYAFVEFATIEGASNAKNLLDGRLFNDTRIHVLFSSSGLAPNKLDNLTPPAGFPRSEMYNDSPYAAPDYFGAGRSSHGTSQGYDPRRGRSRYLDYGAMPITGGILPAPEAGSSLLTVHSAHNALDPREAKRVRLDAGMDPYHVRAGSEGLQPVADESFSSVIRIQGTAHQTSTLGHFWRGSIAKGGSPVCRARCLPIRRGIEIPLPDIVNISARTGLDMLAKHYGDASGFEIVFFLPDSEDDFVSYTEFLRYLGSKSRAGVVKVDAGTTLFLVPPSDFLTNVLQVDGPERLYGVVLHIPQMSNAAVQRPVLTGPESQAYYDGGDTMLAMQRNYNMGSANGNHHQDADYRGSLREEAVQSGVSSFPMSQIAGQQGQSLKPDIMATLAKLMPNVQPTVPANSQVGNLQQSGQQFGRQAPASYGGMVGAQEQHPIHTAYNPEVQQQQNVASGSAQATEEADKNKKYQATLQFAHNLLLQLQRGSGNQS is encoded by the exons atgTCGTCGGAGCCGCCGCCCGCGGAGCCCTCCGAGGCCGCGGTTCCCGCCAGGCCGTCGGCCTCCCCGCCGAAGGAATCggagcccgccggcgccgccgccgcgccagggGCCGCCCACGAGACGAACGCGCTGTGGGTCGGCAACCTGCCCGCGCACGCGGGCGAGGACGACGTCATGGCGGCCTTCGCCCCGCACGAGGCGCTCGACTGCGTCGTCACGCGCACCGGATCCCGCAGCTACGCCTTCGTCCTTTTCCGCTCCGTCGCCGAGTCCCGGGCCGCCCTCGAGGCGCTCCGCGGGTCCAAGGTCAAGGGCGCCTTCATCCGTGTCGAGTTCGCCCGGCCG GCTAGAGCTGTTAGGAACCTATGGGTTGGAGGAATTAGTCCGTCTATTTCAAAGCAGGAGGTAGAGGAGGAGTTTCAAAAGTTTGGAAAGATTGAAGGTGTTGCATTCTCCCATGATCAAACTTCTGCATACATCGACTTTGAGAAGCTGGAAGATGCCATTTCTGCCCATAGAGCCTTGAATGGGGCAGATTTAGGGGGCAAGGAATTGTGTGTTGATTTCCAGAGGTCCAGAGGCAGAGCG GAACGGTTGGAAGCAGGCAACTTCAACAGTAGAGGATCGTTGCCACCCGGTGAAATGGGAGTTGGACATGCAAAG GGTTCTGCTGGAGTACGAATGAGAGAGGCAAAAAATCCTACCAATGTTCTCTGGGTGGGTTTACCCAATACACATAAAGTTAATGAGGAGGCACTGAGGCGGGCTATGGCAGCACATGGTGTGGTTACAAACATCAAAGTTTTTCCAGAAAGGCAGTATGCTTTTGTGGAGTTTGCAACCATTGAAGGAGCTTCTAATGCTAAGAATCTTCTAGATGGGCGTCTTTTCAATGATACAAGGATTCATGTTCTTTTCTCCAGCAGTGGGCTTGCACCCAATAAACTTGATAACCTAACACCACCTGCTGGGTTCCCTAGATCAGAGATGTACAATGATAGTCCATATGCCGCACCTGATTATTTTGGTGCTGGTCGCAGTAGTCATGGCACATCACAAGGGTATGATCCTCGACGTGGAAGATCAAGATACTTGGACTATGGTGCAATGCCAATCACTGGTGGTATCCTTCCAGCACCTGAAGCTGGCTCATCTTTGTTGACTGTACATTCTGCTCATAATGCGCTTGATCCGAGAGAAGCCAAAAGGGTGAGGTTGGATGCTGGCATGGACCCTTACCATGTAAGGGCAGGCAGTGAGGGTCTTCAGCCGGTTGCTGATGAGAGCTTTAGCTCTGTTATTCGGATCCAGGGCACGGCACACCAAACTTCAACCCTTGGGCACTTCTGGCGTGGCAGTATTGCCAAAGGTGGATCTCCTGTTTGTCGTGCTCGCTGCTTGCCTATAAGGAGGGGCATTGAGATACCTTT ACCGGACATTGTTAATATCTCCGCTAGAACAGGATTAGATATGCTGGCAAAGCACTATGGAGATGCTTCGGGTTTTGAAATTGTCTTCTTCTTACCGGACAGTGAAGATGATTTTGTGTCTTACACTGAATTTCTGCGGTACTTGGGCTCAAAAAGTCGCGCAGGGGTTGTTAAGGTTGATGCAGGAACCACTTTGTTTTTGGTCCCGCCATCGGATTTCCTGACGAATGTTCTGCAAGTTGATGGTCCGGAGCGCCTTTATGGCGTGGTACTGCACATTCCACAGATGTCCAATGCTGCTGTCCAGAGACCTGTACTGACTGGACCAGAATCACAAGCTTATTATGATGGTGGTGATACCATGCTAGCGATGCAAAGAAATTACAATATGGGCTCTGCTAATGGCAACCATCATCAGGATGCTGATTATCGGGGATCTTTACGTGAGGAAGCAGTTCAGTCAGGTGTATCAAGCTTTCCCATGAGCCAAATAGCAGGACAGCAAGGACAGTCACTCAAGCCTGATATTATGGCCACATTGGCTAAACTTATGCCAAATGTGCAGCCAACAGTTCCAGCAAATAGTCAG GTGGGTAATCTTCAGCAATCCGGTCAGCAGTTCGGCAGGCAAGCTCCAGCAAGCTATGGGGGCATGGTCGGTGCTCAGGAGCAGCACCCAATACATACTGCTTACAACCCTGAG GTACAACAGCAACAAAATGTTGCTTCTGGTTCTGCTCAAGCTACTGAAGAGGCGGATAAGAACAAGAAGTACCAGGCAACCCTCCAGTTTGCTCACAATTTACTGCTGCAGCTACAACGTGGATCTGGAAACCAATCTTGA
- the LOC123112714 gene encoding flowering time control protein FPA isoform X1, with protein sequence MSSEPPPAEPSEAAVPARPSASPPKESEPAGAAAAPGAAHETNALWVGNLPAHAGEDDVMAAFAPHEALDCVVTRTGSRSYAFVLFRSVAESRAALEALRGSKVKGAFIRVEFARPARAVRNLWVGGISPSISKQEVEEEFQKFGKIEGVAFSHDQTSAYIDFEKLEDAISAHRALNGADLGGKELCVDFQRSRGRAERLEAGNFNSRGSLPPGEMGVGHAKGSAGVRMREAKNPTNVLWVGLPNTHKVNEEALRRAMAAHGVVTNIKVFPERQYAFVEFATIEGASNAKNLLDGRLFNDTRIHVLFSSSGLAPNKLDNLTPPAGFPRSEMYNDSPYAAPDYFGAGRSSHGTSQGYDPRRGRSRYLDYGAMPITGGILPAPEAGSSLLTVHSAHNALDPREAKRVRLDAGMDPYHVRAGSEGLQPVADESFSSVIRIQGTAHQTSTLGHFWRGSIAKGGSPVCRARCLPIRRGIEIPLPDIVNISARTGLDMLAKHYGDASGFEIVFFLPDSEDDFVSYTEFLRYLGSKSRAGVVKVDAGTTLFLVPPSDFLTNVLQVDGPERLYGVVLHIPQMSNAAVQRPVLTGPESQAYYDGGDTMLAMQRNYNMGSANGNHHQDADYRGSLREEAVQSGVSSFPMSQIAGQQGQSLKPDIMATLAKLMPNVQPTVPANSQVGNLQQSGQQFGRQAPASYGGMVGAQEQHPIHTAYNPEVTLSLPPPPPLPTQGPVSALPTQQQYQPEHYYAPQNNYGSLGSVSQSNFQSSNTNLPVPPPHQMNDGPLAANNQMGNLAQLHQSTSFPTDRVNPDFSSQVQQQQNVASGSAQATEEADKNKKYQATLQFAHNLLLQLQRGSGNQS encoded by the exons atgTCGTCGGAGCCGCCGCCCGCGGAGCCCTCCGAGGCCGCGGTTCCCGCCAGGCCGTCGGCCTCCCCGCCGAAGGAATCggagcccgccggcgccgccgccgcgccagggGCCGCCCACGAGACGAACGCGCTGTGGGTCGGCAACCTGCCCGCGCACGCGGGCGAGGACGACGTCATGGCGGCCTTCGCCCCGCACGAGGCGCTCGACTGCGTCGTCACGCGCACCGGATCCCGCAGCTACGCCTTCGTCCTTTTCCGCTCCGTCGCCGAGTCCCGGGCCGCCCTCGAGGCGCTCCGCGGGTCCAAGGTCAAGGGCGCCTTCATCCGTGTCGAGTTCGCCCGGCCG GCTAGAGCTGTTAGGAACCTATGGGTTGGAGGAATTAGTCCGTCTATTTCAAAGCAGGAGGTAGAGGAGGAGTTTCAAAAGTTTGGAAAGATTGAAGGTGTTGCATTCTCCCATGATCAAACTTCTGCATACATCGACTTTGAGAAGCTGGAAGATGCCATTTCTGCCCATAGAGCCTTGAATGGGGCAGATTTAGGGGGCAAGGAATTGTGTGTTGATTTCCAGAGGTCCAGAGGCAGAGCG GAACGGTTGGAAGCAGGCAACTTCAACAGTAGAGGATCGTTGCCACCCGGTGAAATGGGAGTTGGACATGCAAAG GGTTCTGCTGGAGTACGAATGAGAGAGGCAAAAAATCCTACCAATGTTCTCTGGGTGGGTTTACCCAATACACATAAAGTTAATGAGGAGGCACTGAGGCGGGCTATGGCAGCACATGGTGTGGTTACAAACATCAAAGTTTTTCCAGAAAGGCAGTATGCTTTTGTGGAGTTTGCAACCATTGAAGGAGCTTCTAATGCTAAGAATCTTCTAGATGGGCGTCTTTTCAATGATACAAGGATTCATGTTCTTTTCTCCAGCAGTGGGCTTGCACCCAATAAACTTGATAACCTAACACCACCTGCTGGGTTCCCTAGATCAGAGATGTACAATGATAGTCCATATGCCGCACCTGATTATTTTGGTGCTGGTCGCAGTAGTCATGGCACATCACAAGGGTATGATCCTCGACGTGGAAGATCAAGATACTTGGACTATGGTGCAATGCCAATCACTGGTGGTATCCTTCCAGCACCTGAAGCTGGCTCATCTTTGTTGACTGTACATTCTGCTCATAATGCGCTTGATCCGAGAGAAGCCAAAAGGGTGAGGTTGGATGCTGGCATGGACCCTTACCATGTAAGGGCAGGCAGTGAGGGTCTTCAGCCGGTTGCTGATGAGAGCTTTAGCTCTGTTATTCGGATCCAGGGCACGGCACACCAAACTTCAACCCTTGGGCACTTCTGGCGTGGCAGTATTGCCAAAGGTGGATCTCCTGTTTGTCGTGCTCGCTGCTTGCCTATAAGGAGGGGCATTGAGATACCTTT ACCGGACATTGTTAATATCTCCGCTAGAACAGGATTAGATATGCTGGCAAAGCACTATGGAGATGCTTCGGGTTTTGAAATTGTCTTCTTCTTACCGGACAGTGAAGATGATTTTGTGTCTTACACTGAATTTCTGCGGTACTTGGGCTCAAAAAGTCGCGCAGGGGTTGTTAAGGTTGATGCAGGAACCACTTTGTTTTTGGTCCCGCCATCGGATTTCCTGACGAATGTTCTGCAAGTTGATGGTCCGGAGCGCCTTTATGGCGTGGTACTGCACATTCCACAGATGTCCAATGCTGCTGTCCAGAGACCTGTACTGACTGGACCAGAATCACAAGCTTATTATGATGGTGGTGATACCATGCTAGCGATGCAAAGAAATTACAATATGGGCTCTGCTAATGGCAACCATCATCAGGATGCTGATTATCGGGGATCTTTACGTGAGGAAGCAGTTCAGTCAGGTGTATCAAGCTTTCCCATGAGCCAAATAGCAGGACAGCAAGGACAGTCACTCAAGCCTGATATTATGGCCACATTGGCTAAACTTATGCCAAATGTGCAGCCAACAGTTCCAGCAAATAGTCAG GTGGGTAATCTTCAGCAATCCGGTCAGCAGTTCGGCAGGCAAGCTCCAGCAAGCTATGGGGGCATGGTCGGTGCTCAGGAGCAGCACCCAATACATACTGCTTACAACCCTGAGGTTACCTTAAGcttgcctcctccacctcctctcccTACACAAGGACCCGTGTCTGCTCTCCCTACACAGCAGCAGTATCAACCAGAACACTATTACGCTCCTCAAAACAATTACGGTTCCTTAGGATCAGTTAGCCAGTCTAACTTCCAGTCCAGCAATACCAACCTACCAGTCCCTCCCCCACACCAAATGAATGATGGACCATTGGCAGCAAATAACCAGATGGGGAATTTGGCACAGCTCCATCAGTCAACGTCATTCCCCACTGATAGGGTAAACCCGGATTTCTCCTCTCAGGTACAACAGCAACAAAATGTTGCTTCTGGTTCTGCTCAAGCTACTGAAGAGGCGGATAAGAACAAGAAGTACCAGGCAACCCTCCAGTTTGCTCACAATTTACTGCTGCAGCTACAACGTGGATCTGGAAACCAATCTTGA